From the genome of Motacilla alba alba isolate MOTALB_02 chromosome 13, Motacilla_alba_V1.0_pri, whole genome shotgun sequence, one region includes:
- the LOC119706684 gene encoding sulfate transporter-like: MEDTSSQEPAPSKATLGSSLRPHEAPATFISLEEQEPTASSSWELILEKARAACRCSPSSLGRSLRRLLPVLVWLPRYSPRTQLLGDVVSGLLVGVVAIPQSISYSLLANQDPIYGIYTNFFCNIVYAAAATSRHASVGSFGVLCLMVGQSVTRHLQLAGYGDSSAALGDNSSSPRNGTEPCDRSCYAITVALSLSFLVGLYQILLGVLQMGFVAVYLSEPLLGGFVTGSSLTIITSQMKYLLGLKIPRHEGVGSFLLTWVDLFRHIRSTNICDLLTSLVALAIIVPVKELNERYKERLKAPFPIELLVVIVATLISHYFDFERRYKAAVCGDIPTGFRKPTVPDFSLFPSLALDALPIAVIGFAMTVSLAEIFGKKHGYAVSANQEMIAIGMCNLIPSFFYCFASSAALTKTLLKESTGSQTQVSGLVTSLVLLLVLLWISPLFYSLQTSILGVVTIVNLRGGLRKLRDTPRMWQLSKLDTAVWWTTMLSSTLVTTEIGLLVGVCFALLCVVFRTQRPRATLLGKVSGREVYEDQAAYKQLSSIANVKIFRFEGSLYYANKDYFKAVLYQKTGVNPVLLAASHPHPGARAPPEPGSSRGCWGTGCGCLKQGRSRAERAPGDACPPCTDTHTLILDCGAMQFIDTVGLSVLKETHRDYKEVGVQVLLANCNPSVRQRLREGGWAGQAGGGQLAFHSIHDAVQFAERRHRGQSKDKQAALPDPEEQHFQEPL; this comes from the exons ATGGAGGACACGTCCAGCCAGGAGCCAGCGCCCAGCAAAGCCACCCTGGGCTCGTCCCTCCGGCCACACGAGGCTCCCGCCACCTTCATCAGCCTGGAGGAACAGGAGCCCAcggcctccagcagctgggagctgatcCTGGAGAaggccagggctgcctgcaggtgcagccccagcagcctgggcaggtcCCTGCGCCGGCTGCTCCCGGTGCTGGTGTGGCTGCCCCGGTACAGCCCCCGCACCCAGCTGCTGGGGGACGTGGTCTCGGGGCTCCTGGTGGGCGTGGTGGCCATCCCCCAGTCCATCTCCTACTCCCTGCTGGCCAACCAGGACCCCATCTACGGCATCTACACCAACTTCTTCTGCAACATCGTCTACGCGGCCGCGGCCACGTCGCGCCACGCCAGCGTGGGCTCCTTCGGGGTGCTGTGCCTCATGGTGGGCCAGTCGGTGACGCGccacctgcagctggcaggctacggggacagcagtgctgcccTCGGGGACAACTCCAGCTCCCCCAGGAACGGGACGGAGCCCTGTGACCGGAGCTGCTACGCCATCACCGTGGCCCTTTCCTTGAGCTTTCTGGTGGGCCTTTACCAG ATCCTGCTGGGGGTTTTACAGATGGGCTTCGTGGCTGTCTACCTGTCAGAGCCTCTGCTGGGTGGCTTTGTGACAGGCTCCAGCCTCACCATCATCACCTCCCAGATGAAATATCTGCTGGGCCTGAAAATCCCCCGGCACGAGGGGGtgggctccttcctcctcacctgggTGGACCTTTTCAGGCACATCCGCAGCACCAACATCTGCGACCTGCTCACCAGCCTGGTGGCTTTGGCCATCATCGTGCCCGTCAAGGAGCTCAACGAGCGCTACAAGGAGAGGCTGAAGGCCCCGTTCCCCATCGAGCTGCTGGTGGTCATCGTGGCCACCCTCATCTCCCACTACTTTGACTTCGAGCGGCGCTACAAGGCCGCTGTGTGCGGGGACATCCCCACGGGCTTCAGGAAGCCCACCGTCCCGGACTTCAGcctgtttcccagcctggcgCTGGATGCTCTGCCCATCGCCGTCATTGGCTTTGCCATGACCGTGTCCCTGGCAGAAATCTTTGGCAAAAAGCACGGCTACGCCGTCAGCGCCAACCAGGAGATGATCGCCATCGGCATGTGCAACCTCATCCCCTCCTTCTTCTACTGCTTTGCCAGCTCTGCCGCCCTGACCAAGACTCTGCTGAAGGAGTCCACGGGGAGCCAGACGCAGGTGTCCGGGCTGGTCacctccctggtgctgctgctggtgctgctgtggatcTCCCCGCTCTTCTACTCGCTGCAGACCTCCATCCTCGGCGTGGTCACCATCGTCAACCTGCGGGGCGGCCTCAGGAAGCTCCGTGACACCCCCAGGATGTGGCAGCTCAGCAAGCTGGACACGGCGGTGTGGTGGACCACCATGCTGAGTTCCACGCTGGTCACCACGGAGATCGGGCTCCTGGTGGGCGTTTGCTTCGCCCTGCTCTGCGTCGTCTTCCGCACGCAGCGGCCCCGCGCCACGCTCCTGGGCAAGGTCAGTGGCAGGGAGGTCTACGAGGACCAGGCCGCCTACaaacagctcagcagcatcGCCAACGTCAAAATCTTCCGCTTCGAGGGCTCCCTCTACTACGCCAACAAGGATTACTTCAAGGCCGTGCTCTACCAGAAAACCGGGGTCAACCCcgtcctgctggctgccagccacCCCCACCCGGGGGCCCGGGCACCCCCAGagccgggcagcagcaggggctgttgGGGCACCGGCTGTGGCTGCCTGAaacagggcaggagcagggctgagagggCTCCGGGAGATGCCTGTCCCCCCTGCACGGACACGCACACCCTGATCCTGGACTGCGGGGCCATGCAGTTCATCGACACCGTGGGTCTCTCCGTGCTCAAGGAGACGCACCGCGACTACAAGGAGGTCGGTGTCCAGGTGCTCCTGGCCAACTGCAACCCCTCCGTCCGCCAGCGGCTGCgggagggaggctgggctggccaGGCAGGAGGGGGCCAGCTGGCCTTCCACAGCATCCACGATGCCGTGCAGTTTGCTGAGCGCCGGCACCGGGGGCAGAGCAAGGACAAACAGGCTGCGCTCCCGGACCCCGAAGAACAGCACTTCCAGGAGCCGCTGTAG